A part of Myxococcus landrumus genomic DNA contains:
- a CDS encoding myxosortase-dependent M36 family metallopeptidase: MTSVSCLLASLVLAAAAMPAQARERLPTVDAFSATPLSASGRQARPSAPGLTIAHEQERLGIPSFAWTETQSGEASLRTVSKSPEQAAREVLERYAPVYRLERMDAAHTPVLGKHRLREGGGIITFGQQVDGVEVFGQSMKVLLDAKQMPVAVSGHLSPVASSARYAKGVVFRLEPREAIAAAYRDLEGHVLPIQGLVDTGRAQGRYRSFELSPGPRAVTLARPARTKPIYYAMPDALVPAYYVELGTVPMEGEPSGLYAYAIAADDGRMLYRHALVQDSGAFTYKVWADAEAPYLPWDGPQGLVGTPHPTGLPDGYQAPFIAPSRVTLRNAPFSRNDPWLPPGATRTQGNNVEAFADLVEPDGYSEGDLHAKVTEAATFDHGYDHRYSPGVTDEQQMAGITHAFYVTNFLHDWYYDSGFDEAAGNAQDANFGRGGQEGDSMFVETQNPFEMRNNAWMETPADGARPRMAMFLYDYNGENALTVTTASGMQASFALGYADFGPQTFDLTRVAVMGVDGVTGPEGTPNDGCEPLVNGAEVQGKIVLLDASRTCDRALKALHAQQAGAEGVLVLTPWRRNGTEGTPGRISTLTIPLVSVNVDAAQRLRAALSEGETTLRLVRGGPTRDTALDTGILTHEWMHYLSNRLIGDGNGLSNNQGWSMGEGWSDFGALLLLAREEDAQLPSNQGFSGTYAVSGHVLAGRAQGYYWGWRRYPYTTNPSKNPLTFRLIQHGVPLPEDIPVNPLAFEVPFNSEPHNSGEVWATMLWECFVALVRDSERLSFEQARARMKDYLVASLKLTPHAPTFLEARDALLAVAHVRDSRDFELFAQAFAKRGAGLRAVAPHRDSLDHVGVVESFDSGKDLSFVRAELLPGARNCDDDGVLDAGEQALVRVTIRNSGTARLQRSHLRVASEPEGLVFPSGTQWPIPPSEPFQQVSVDVPVSVTGGTSPRRYFLKMAFQDENQTLPGEQTASLPLWVRQDESPAASRTETVETNNLPWSFEESPLGLGRPWRRELRSEEGNHLFHAPNQGLAPGLRMLVSPPLQVATDQPFRFTFRHRHDIEVFEDARTPRMYMDGAVLELSTDDGRTWTDIGEWATPTYNAVIEDAWGYENPLAHRPVYGGKNSAYPGFDTVSVDLGMRYAGQTVRVRFAYGSDWLDVFFITPNGWDVDDLQFEGIVNTPFTAVVDDAGLCLNHAPTAEAKARESVPEGHRVTLRGEGQDADGDALTYAWTQTAGPSVTLSDAAASSPSFTAPRVSRDTTLTFQLVVSDGKAASAPATVSVRVRNLGPDGCADGGPGSGWAWLLAALGLAFQRRRPG, encoded by the coding sequence ATGACGAGTGTGTCCTGTCTCCTCGCCAGTCTTGTCCTCGCGGCAGCGGCAATGCCTGCTCAGGCCCGTGAGCGATTGCCGACGGTGGATGCCTTCTCCGCCACGCCTTTGTCGGCCAGCGGTCGTCAGGCGCGGCCCTCGGCGCCAGGGTTGACCATCGCGCATGAGCAGGAGCGCTTGGGGATACCGAGCTTCGCCTGGACGGAAACACAGTCAGGGGAGGCCTCGCTCCGGACGGTGTCGAAGTCCCCCGAGCAGGCCGCGCGAGAGGTGCTGGAGCGGTACGCGCCCGTGTACCGGCTGGAGCGCATGGACGCGGCGCACACACCCGTGTTGGGCAAGCACCGGCTTCGGGAGGGCGGAGGCATCATCACCTTCGGACAGCAGGTGGATGGCGTCGAGGTGTTCGGGCAGTCGATGAAGGTGCTGCTGGACGCGAAGCAGATGCCCGTGGCGGTGTCGGGACACCTGAGCCCGGTGGCCTCGAGCGCGAGGTACGCGAAGGGCGTGGTGTTCCGGCTGGAGCCCAGAGAGGCCATCGCCGCTGCGTATCGAGACCTGGAGGGCCACGTGCTGCCCATCCAGGGGCTCGTGGACACGGGGCGAGCGCAGGGGCGCTATCGCTCCTTCGAGCTGTCACCGGGCCCCCGCGCGGTGACGCTGGCCCGGCCCGCGAGGACGAAGCCCATCTACTACGCGATGCCGGACGCGCTGGTGCCGGCGTACTACGTGGAGCTGGGCACGGTGCCCATGGAGGGCGAGCCGAGTGGCCTGTATGCCTATGCCATCGCGGCGGACGACGGGCGCATGTTGTACCGGCACGCGTTGGTGCAGGACTCGGGAGCCTTCACCTACAAGGTCTGGGCGGATGCGGAGGCGCCCTATCTCCCGTGGGATGGGCCCCAGGGCCTGGTCGGGACGCCGCACCCGACGGGCCTGCCAGATGGATATCAGGCGCCCTTCATCGCGCCGAGCCGCGTGACGCTGCGCAACGCACCGTTCAGCCGGAATGACCCTTGGCTCCCTCCGGGCGCCACGCGCACGCAAGGCAACAACGTGGAGGCCTTCGCGGACCTGGTGGAACCGGATGGCTACAGCGAAGGAGACCTGCACGCGAAGGTCACGGAGGCGGCGACCTTCGACCACGGATATGACCATCGCTACTCACCCGGCGTGACAGATGAACAGCAGATGGCGGGCATCACGCACGCCTTCTACGTCACCAACTTCCTGCATGACTGGTACTACGACTCGGGCTTCGACGAGGCGGCCGGGAACGCGCAGGACGCGAACTTCGGACGCGGGGGACAGGAGGGGGACTCCATGTTCGTGGAGACACAGAACCCCTTCGAGATGCGGAACAACGCCTGGATGGAGACGCCCGCGGATGGGGCGCGGCCTCGGATGGCGATGTTCCTCTATGACTACAACGGTGAGAACGCGCTCACGGTGACGACAGCCTCGGGGATGCAGGCGTCATTCGCGTTGGGTTACGCGGACTTCGGCCCGCAGACGTTCGACCTCACCCGGGTGGCGGTGATGGGGGTGGATGGCGTGACGGGACCGGAAGGCACACCGAACGATGGGTGTGAGCCGCTGGTGAACGGCGCGGAGGTTCAAGGGAAGATTGTGCTGCTGGACGCTTCGAGAACGTGTGACAGGGCGCTCAAGGCGCTTCATGCCCAGCAGGCGGGAGCCGAGGGGGTTCTCGTGCTGACGCCCTGGAGAAGGAACGGAACGGAAGGCACGCCCGGGCGCATCTCCACCCTCACCATTCCCCTGGTCTCCGTGAACGTCGACGCGGCCCAGCGGCTTCGCGCGGCGCTGTCGGAAGGAGAGACGACGCTGCGACTCGTCCGAGGAGGACCCACGCGGGATACCGCGCTCGACACGGGAATCCTGACCCATGAGTGGATGCACTACCTGAGCAACCGGCTCATCGGTGATGGCAACGGACTCAGCAACAACCAGGGATGGAGCATGGGGGAGGGTTGGTCCGATTTCGGCGCGCTGCTGCTGTTGGCACGTGAGGAGGATGCCCAGCTCCCCTCGAACCAGGGCTTCTCTGGGACCTATGCCGTGAGTGGCCATGTGCTCGCCGGACGCGCGCAGGGTTACTACTGGGGATGGCGTCGCTATCCGTACACGACGAACCCGAGCAAGAACCCGCTGACCTTTCGCCTCATCCAGCATGGAGTCCCCTTGCCGGAGGACATCCCCGTCAATCCCTTGGCCTTCGAGGTTCCGTTCAACTCGGAGCCGCACAACTCCGGCGAGGTCTGGGCGACCATGCTGTGGGAGTGCTTCGTGGCGCTCGTCCGGGACTCGGAGCGTCTGAGCTTCGAGCAGGCCCGGGCGAGGATGAAGGACTACCTGGTGGCCTCGCTCAAGCTGACGCCCCATGCGCCGACATTCCTGGAGGCCCGGGACGCCTTGCTGGCGGTGGCCCATGTCAGGGACTCGCGGGACTTCGAGCTCTTCGCGCAGGCGTTCGCGAAGCGGGGCGCGGGCCTGCGCGCGGTGGCTCCGCATCGCGACTCCCTCGACCATGTCGGGGTGGTGGAGAGCTTCGACTCGGGCAAGGACTTGTCCTTCGTCCGCGCCGAATTGCTCCCCGGTGCGCGGAACTGTGACGACGATGGTGTGCTGGATGCGGGTGAGCAGGCCCTCGTTCGCGTCACGATTCGCAACAGCGGGACGGCGAGGCTCCAGCGGTCCCACCTGCGTGTCGCGAGCGAACCCGAGGGGCTCGTGTTCCCCTCGGGAACACAGTGGCCGATTCCTCCCTCGGAGCCATTCCAGCAGGTGAGCGTGGATGTGCCCGTGAGCGTGACGGGAGGAACGTCGCCGCGACGCTACTTCTTGAAGATGGCCTTCCAGGACGAGAACCAGACGCTCCCTGGGGAGCAGACGGCGTCGTTGCCGCTGTGGGTGCGCCAGGACGAGTCACCCGCTGCGAGCAGGACCGAGACGGTGGAGACGAACAACCTCCCCTGGAGCTTCGAGGAGTCGCCGCTGGGATTGGGGCGCCCTTGGCGGCGGGAGCTTCGTTCGGAGGAAGGCAATCACCTCTTCCATGCGCCCAACCAGGGACTGGCACCGGGACTCCGGATGCTCGTCTCGCCGCCCCTTCAAGTGGCCACGGACCAGCCGTTTCGTTTCACGTTCCGGCATCGCCACGACATCGAGGTGTTCGAGGACGCGCGCACGCCCCGCATGTACATGGATGGCGCGGTGCTCGAGCTGAGTACGGATGATGGGCGGACGTGGACGGACATCGGCGAGTGGGCCACGCCGACCTACAACGCCGTCATCGAAGACGCGTGGGGGTACGAGAACCCGCTCGCGCATCGTCCCGTGTATGGCGGGAAGAACAGCGCGTACCCCGGCTTTGACACCGTGAGCGTGGACCTGGGGATGAGGTACGCGGGCCAGACGGTGCGCGTGCGCTTCGCCTACGGCTCGGACTGGCTGGACGTCTTCTTCATCACGCCGAACGGCTGGGACGTCGACGACCTCCAGTTCGAGGGGATTGTGAACACGCCCTTCACGGCGGTGGTGGATGACGCGGGGCTGTGCCTGAACCATGCGCCCACGGCCGAGGCGAAGGCACGCGAGTCCGTGCCCGAGGGCCACCGGGTGACGTTGCGAGGTGAAGGCCAGGACGCGGACGGAGACGCGCTGACGTACGCGTGGACGCAGACCGCGGGGCCCTCCGTGACGTTGAGCGACGCCGCGGCCTCGAGCCCCAGCTTCACCGCGCCGCGAGTGTCCAGGGACACGACGCTCACCTTCCAGTTGGTGGTGAGCGACGGCAAGGCGGCGAGCGCACCCGCGACCGTCTCGGTGCGGGTGCGGAACCTGGGTCCGGATGGCTGCGCGGACGGAGGACCTGGCTCCGGATGGGCGTGGCTGCTCGCGGCGCTGGGGCTCGCGTTCCAGCGCCGTCGCCCTGGGTGA
- a CDS encoding SDR family oxidoreductase: MSTSQGSKVVLVTGASSGIGEACAELLAVREHTVYGTSRQPREKPTVGYRMLELDVTRDESVRAAVRTVLEREGRIDVVVNNAGHALAGAVEDTSDEEAWRQLDTNVLGVLRVCRAVLPSMRERRAGRIINIGSLGGVVGLPFQGFYSASKFALEGLTESLRQEVEAFGIQATLVQPGDVRTGLTQSRVRAAASGESSAYRDSFETVLSIIEKEEREGVAAELVARKVAEVMEEEDPRVRYSVGKWMQRVAVVAKPLLPSQTFEGILMSMFGLKRR; encoded by the coding sequence ATGAGCACGTCTCAGGGAAGCAAGGTGGTCCTCGTCACGGGCGCATCGTCGGGGATTGGCGAGGCGTGTGCGGAGCTGTTGGCGGTGCGCGAGCACACCGTCTACGGCACCAGCCGCCAGCCTCGCGAGAAGCCGACCGTGGGCTACCGGATGCTGGAGCTGGACGTGACGCGGGATGAGTCCGTGCGCGCCGCGGTGCGCACGGTGCTGGAGCGTGAGGGCCGCATCGACGTCGTGGTGAACAACGCGGGCCACGCGTTGGCGGGCGCGGTGGAGGACACCTCCGACGAGGAGGCCTGGCGACAGCTCGACACCAACGTGCTGGGCGTGCTGCGAGTCTGCAGGGCGGTGCTGCCGTCCATGCGCGAGCGGCGAGCGGGCCGCATCATCAACATCGGCTCCCTGGGTGGCGTGGTGGGCTTGCCCTTCCAGGGCTTCTACAGCGCCAGCAAGTTCGCGCTGGAGGGGCTGACGGAGAGCCTGCGCCAGGAGGTGGAGGCGTTCGGCATCCAGGCCACGCTGGTGCAGCCCGGGGACGTGCGCACGGGCCTGACGCAGAGCCGGGTACGAGCGGCGGCTTCGGGCGAGTCCTCCGCGTACCGCGACTCCTTCGAGACGGTGTTGTCCATCATCGAGAAGGAGGAGCGCGAAGGGGTGGCCGCCGAGCTTGTGGCGCGCAAGGTGGCGGAGGTGATGGAGGAGGAGGACCCGCGCGTGCGCTACTCGGTGGGGAAGTGGATGCAGCGTGTGGCGGTGGTGGCGAAACCGCTCCTGCCCTCGCAGACCTTCGAGGGCATCCTGATGTCCATGTTTGGATTGAAACGGCGCTGA
- a CDS encoding YkvA family protein, producing the protein MNIAGLRGMGTRFIRYVRDPRVSLWRKLAGVMAVVYFLSPVDAVPDFIPVLGWLDDLGVLSAAAFFMVREVQRHRPDEPLDGLPRDAEGRERIPEAVRKHV; encoded by the coding sequence ATGAACATCGCAGGTCTTCGTGGCATGGGCACCCGCTTCATCCGGTACGTGAGAGACCCTCGCGTGTCGCTCTGGCGCAAGCTGGCCGGAGTGATGGCGGTGGTCTATTTCCTGTCGCCCGTGGACGCGGTGCCGGACTTCATCCCGGTGCTCGGGTGGCTGGATGACCTGGGCGTGCTGTCGGCGGCGGCCTTCTTCATGGTGCGCGAGGTGCAGCGCCACCGGCCCGACGAGCCCTTGGATGGCCTCCCGCGTGACGCCGAAGGGCGCGAGCGCATCCCCGAGGCCGTTCGCAAGCACGTCTGA
- a CDS encoding ABC transporter ATP-binding protein — protein sequence MPLLSLDALSLRYAAGGSAAVDGLSLSVEPGEVVALLGPSGCGKTTTLRLVAGFERPATGTITLDGRVLVGPGTFVAPEQRSVGMVFQDYALFPHLSVLDNVTFGLSSLSRRDAEEKARAMLTLFGLGDFAARMPHALSGGQQQRVALARALAPGPRVLLLDEPFSSLDSALRASTRIEVRRVLKSLGATVLLVTHDQAEAMAFADRMAVMRSGKVEQVGAPESVYSSPRTAFVAYFLGGTNLLPGVGFGGGARTMLGNLPVAGNAKGKVLLSLRPEALKLVPDTDAVAVGGALRAEVLSREFQGAFAEFTVACGGMELVVRGAPELPLRPGHRARLEVVGRAGVLEDTPD from the coding sequence ATGCCCCTTCTCTCGCTTGACGCTTTGTCCCTTCGCTACGCCGCCGGTGGCTCCGCCGCCGTGGATGGTCTGTCGTTGTCCGTGGAGCCCGGTGAGGTCGTGGCCCTCCTGGGCCCCTCGGGCTGTGGCAAGACGACGACGCTGCGCCTGGTTGCGGGCTTCGAGCGTCCCGCCACGGGCACCATCACCCTCGACGGCCGGGTGCTCGTGGGGCCGGGCACCTTCGTCGCCCCGGAGCAGCGCAGCGTGGGCATGGTGTTCCAGGACTACGCCCTCTTCCCGCACCTGTCCGTGCTCGACAACGTGACGTTCGGCCTGTCGAGCCTCTCGCGTCGTGACGCCGAGGAGAAGGCGCGCGCCATGCTGACGTTGTTCGGCCTGGGCGACTTCGCCGCGCGCATGCCGCATGCCCTCTCGGGGGGACAGCAGCAGCGCGTCGCGCTGGCGCGGGCGCTGGCACCGGGGCCTCGCGTGCTGCTCCTGGATGAGCCCTTCTCCAGCCTCGACAGCGCGCTGCGCGCCTCCACGCGCATCGAGGTGCGGCGGGTGCTCAAGTCGCTCGGCGCCACGGTGCTGCTCGTCACGCATGACCAGGCGGAGGCAATGGCCTTCGCGGACCGCATGGCGGTGATGCGGTCGGGCAAGGTGGAGCAGGTGGGCGCGCCCGAGTCCGTTTATTCCTCTCCGCGCACGGCCTTCGTGGCGTACTTCCTGGGCGGGACGAACCTCCTGCCGGGCGTGGGCTTTGGCGGAGGCGCGCGCACGATGCTCGGCAACCTGCCGGTGGCCGGGAACGCGAAGGGCAAGGTGCTCCTCTCGCTGCGTCCGGAGGCGCTGAAGCTGGTGCCCGACACGGACGCCGTGGCCGTGGGTGGCGCGCTGCGCGCGGAGGTGCTGTCGCGCGAGTTCCAGGGCGCCTTCGCCGAGTTCACCGTGGCCTGCGGAGGCATGGAGCTGGTGGTGCGCGGAGCCCCCGAGCTGCCGCTGCGGCCAGGACACAGGGCGCGCCTGGAAGTGGTGGGGCGCGCGGGCGTGCTGGAAGACACTCCCGACTAG
- a CDS encoding ABC transporter permease, which produces MTRRPPVGLWVSGAVVAALAVLPAVYLVVRAAEADASTWGLLLRDRTWGLLWRTLGLAAAVTVLAAAMSLPLAWLTTRSDLPGRRVWTVLLCVPLAVPTFVSGYVLLAAFGTGGVLEEVLTRWGLPVPPVYGFPGALLALTVSTYPYFFLALRAGLLSQDPAWLEGARSLGLSPARAFWKVTAPLLRPAFVSGALLVGLYVLSDFGAVALLQYDAFSRAIYVQYEGAYDRAYAALLGLALVAVTVVVLVFEVWLRGRAGYHRSSKGAARAVAPVVLGRWRVPALLFCGAVVMAGVVLPVGVLLYWGARGLAEEGGSLLEPAVGSVLASVLGAVMSVVGALPLAFLAVRYPSRLTLAMERASYAGYALPPIVLALSLVFLGVQVVPFFYGTLVMLVLAYVVRFLPQAVGTVRSSLLQLNPHLGEAAASLGQPPASVFRRVTMPLLRPGLLAGAALVFLTAMKELPATLLLAPIGFETLATRVWSATAEGRFAEAALPALVLMAVSTLGVGLLVSQEGDAPRG; this is translated from the coding sequence GTGACGCGACGTCCTCCCGTGGGGTTGTGGGTGTCTGGGGCGGTGGTGGCCGCGCTCGCGGTGCTGCCGGCGGTGTACCTGGTGGTTCGCGCGGCGGAGGCCGACGCGAGCACCTGGGGCCTGCTGCTGCGTGACCGCACGTGGGGACTCTTGTGGCGCACGCTGGGGCTCGCGGCGGCGGTGACGGTGCTCGCCGCCGCGATGTCGTTGCCGTTGGCGTGGCTCACCACGCGCAGCGACCTGCCGGGGCGGCGCGTGTGGACGGTGTTGTTGTGCGTGCCGCTCGCGGTGCCCACCTTCGTCAGTGGTTACGTGTTGCTGGCGGCCTTCGGCACGGGAGGCGTCCTCGAGGAAGTGCTGACGCGCTGGGGGCTGCCGGTGCCCCCGGTGTATGGCTTTCCCGGCGCGTTGCTGGCGCTGACGGTGTCCACGTATCCGTACTTCTTCCTCGCGCTGCGAGCCGGGTTGCTCTCGCAGGACCCCGCGTGGCTGGAGGGCGCGCGCAGCCTGGGCCTGAGTCCGGCGCGAGCCTTCTGGAAGGTGACGGCGCCGCTCCTGCGTCCGGCGTTCGTCTCGGGTGCGCTGCTCGTGGGCTTGTATGTGTTGTCGGACTTCGGCGCGGTGGCGCTGCTCCAGTACGACGCGTTCTCCCGCGCCATCTACGTCCAGTACGAAGGGGCGTATGACCGCGCCTATGCCGCGCTCCTGGGCCTGGCGCTGGTGGCGGTGACGGTCGTGGTGTTGGTGTTCGAGGTGTGGCTGCGCGGACGTGCGGGCTATCACCGCAGCTCGAAGGGCGCGGCCCGTGCCGTCGCGCCCGTGGTGCTGGGCCGCTGGCGCGTGCCCGCGCTCCTGTTCTGTGGCGCGGTGGTGATGGCGGGCGTGGTGCTTCCGGTGGGAGTGCTCCTCTACTGGGGCGCGCGCGGGTTGGCGGAGGAGGGGGGCTCGCTGCTGGAGCCGGCGGTGGGGTCGGTGCTTGCGTCGGTGTTGGGCGCGGTGATGTCGGTGGTGGGTGCGCTGCCGCTGGCCTTCCTCGCGGTGCGCTACCCGAGTCGCCTCACCCTGGCGATGGAGCGAGCGTCCTACGCGGGCTATGCCCTGCCGCCCATCGTCCTGGCGTTGTCGCTGGTGTTCCTGGGCGTGCAGGTGGTGCCCTTCTTCTACGGCACGCTGGTCATGTTGGTGCTGGCCTACGTGGTGCGCTTCCTGCCGCAGGCGGTGGGGACGGTGCGCTCGTCGCTGCTCCAGCTCAACCCGCACCTGGGCGAGGCCGCGGCGTCACTCGGACAGCCCCCCGCCTCGGTGTTCCGCCGGGTGACGATGCCGCTCCTGCGTCCCGGCCTGCTGGCGGGAGCGGCGCTGGTGTTCCTCACGGCGATGAAGGAATTGCCGGCCACGCTGTTGCTCGCGCCCATCGGCTTCGAGACCCTGGCGACCCGTGTCTGGAGCGCCACCGCCGAGGGCCGCTTCGCCGAGGCCGCGCTGCCCGCGCTCGTGTTGATGGCGGTCTCCACGTTGGGCGTGGGCCTGCTCGTGTCGCAGGAGGGGGACGCGCCTCGGGGGTGA
- a CDS encoding iron ABC transporter substrate-binding protein produces MIRQLLLTLLLTLSTTAMAAETLTVYSGRNEKLVGPLLKKFTAKTGIEVKVRYGETPQLAATLLEEGDKTPADVFFAQDAGALGALSNAGRLQALPKETLDKVDARFRSPTGLWVGTSGRARVVAYNTKKVKAADLPKSILEFTDAKWKGRLGWAPTNASFQAFVTALRLLKGEEAASNWLKGIQANGVRVYKNNAAIIEALGRGEIDAGFVNHYYLYAAKKSNAALPVDNYFVAAGDPGALVNVAGVAILQGAKKAEAARKFAAFLLEPQAQEYFSQETYEYPLVAGVKTSASLPALSKVGSPDMDLSKLDDLRGTVKLLQDTGVL; encoded by the coding sequence ATGATTCGCCAACTCCTACTGACCCTGTTGTTGACCCTGTCCACCACGGCGATGGCGGCGGAGACGCTCACCGTCTACTCCGGCCGCAACGAGAAGCTGGTGGGCCCGCTGCTCAAGAAGTTCACCGCGAAGACCGGCATCGAGGTGAAGGTGCGCTACGGCGAGACGCCGCAGCTGGCCGCCACGTTGCTGGAAGAGGGCGACAAGACGCCCGCGGATGTCTTCTTCGCGCAGGACGCGGGAGCGCTGGGCGCCCTGTCGAACGCGGGCCGCCTCCAGGCGCTGCCGAAGGAGACGCTGGACAAGGTGGACGCGCGCTTCCGCTCGCCGACGGGCCTGTGGGTGGGCACCAGCGGACGCGCGCGCGTGGTGGCGTACAACACGAAGAAGGTGAAGGCCGCGGACCTGCCCAAGAGCATCCTCGAGTTCACGGATGCGAAGTGGAAGGGCCGGCTGGGCTGGGCGCCCACCAACGCGTCGTTCCAGGCGTTCGTCACCGCGCTGCGCCTGCTCAAGGGCGAAGAGGCCGCGTCGAACTGGCTCAAGGGCATCCAGGCCAACGGCGTGCGCGTCTACAAGAACAACGCGGCCATCATCGAGGCGCTGGGCCGCGGCGAAATCGACGCGGGCTTCGTCAACCACTACTACCTGTACGCCGCGAAGAAGAGCAACGCGGCGCTGCCCGTCGACAACTACTTCGTCGCGGCCGGGGACCCGGGCGCGCTGGTGAATGTGGCGGGTGTCGCCATCCTTCAGGGCGCGAAGAAGGCGGAGGCGGCGCGCAAGTTCGCCGCGTTCCTGCTGGAGCCGCAGGCGCAGGAGTACTTCTCGCAGGAGACGTACGAGTACCCGCTGGTGGCGGGCGTGAAGACCTCCGCGTCGCTGCCCGCGCTGTCGAAGGTGGGCTCGCCGGACATGGACCTGTCGAAGCTCGACGACCTGCGCGGCACGGTGAAGCTGCTCCAGGACACGGGCGTCCTCTGA
- a CDS encoding nuclear transport factor 2 family protein — MPRLLTAVRVAALLITSSAFAQGTTPPAPTAKSAPTPPAPPSPMKLASERTQAALKLAPPGRPTDVKSVEDVVTALYDVISGPAGKARDWQRFRSLFYPGAQMASVQRPRPDGRPGVAPVTPEDYVTWGEGYFKEHGFFERETHRQVSGYGDLVNVLSAYEIRTSPEAAPLLRGVNNIQLVFDGQRWWVLHISWTDEKAAGAPVPTAFTRK; from the coding sequence ATGCCCAGACTCCTCACCGCCGTCCGCGTCGCCGCCCTGCTCATCACCTCCTCCGCGTTCGCTCAAGGCACGACTCCGCCCGCGCCGACCGCCAAGAGTGCTCCCACCCCACCCGCGCCGCCCTCGCCCATGAAGCTCGCGTCCGAGAGGACCCAGGCCGCGCTCAAGCTGGCGCCCCCTGGGCGCCCCACGGACGTGAAGTCCGTCGAGGACGTGGTGACGGCGCTCTACGACGTCATCAGCGGCCCCGCGGGAAAGGCTCGCGACTGGCAGCGCTTCCGCTCGCTCTTCTATCCCGGCGCGCAGATGGCCTCCGTCCAGCGCCCCAGGCCCGATGGCCGTCCAGGCGTCGCGCCCGTCACGCCGGAGGACTACGTGACGTGGGGCGAGGGGTACTTCAAGGAGCACGGCTTCTTCGAGCGCGAGACACACCGGCAGGTCTCCGGCTACGGCGACCTGGTCAACGTGCTGAGCGCGTACGAGATTCGCACCTCGCCCGAGGCCGCCCCGCTCCTGCGAGGCGTCAACAACATCCAGCTCGTCTTCGACGGCCAGCGCTGGTGGGTGCTGCACATCTCGTGGACGGATGAGAAGGCCGCGGGCGCACCGGTCCCCACGGCGTTCACCCGGAAGTAG
- a CDS encoding PfkB family carbohydrate kinase → MPARSSCDALVVGNYCHDELSRASGGVVHTLGGSAAYVSSVFDATGVDHAVVSVAGEDFAYADRVRYPPLIIPGTRTTRFIAEFTSLERVLRVGARAAAIRPEDIIFDARVALACGVMAEVLPETLIRMSQHAGQVLADAQCLLRTVDAQGLVRNQLLEDTPFAPLLRHLSVLKASEDEARSLDVAAVRAKTCLVITRGREGCTVLTARETLQVPAWPMEEVDPTGAGDCFLAGFTLGLLRAWPLGRCAELANWFGAQAVTQVGVPMLDLSKLPATLR, encoded by the coding sequence GTGCCAGCCCGGTCCTCGTGCGATGCGCTGGTGGTGGGCAACTACTGCCATGACGAGCTGTCCCGCGCGTCGGGCGGTGTGGTGCACACGCTCGGGGGCTCGGCGGCGTATGTCTCCTCCGTGTTCGATGCCACGGGGGTGGACCACGCCGTGGTGTCCGTCGCGGGCGAGGACTTCGCCTACGCGGACCGCGTCCGGTATCCCCCGCTCATCATCCCGGGGACACGCACCACGCGGTTCATCGCGGAGTTCACGTCCCTGGAGCGCGTGCTGCGCGTGGGGGCTCGTGCCGCGGCCATCCGCCCCGAGGACATCATCTTCGATGCCCGCGTGGCGCTCGCGTGCGGGGTGATGGCGGAGGTGCTGCCGGAGACGCTCATCCGGATGTCGCAGCACGCGGGGCAGGTGCTGGCGGATGCGCAGTGCCTGCTGCGGACGGTGGATGCACAGGGTCTCGTGAGGAACCAGTTGCTGGAGGACACCCCCTTCGCTCCGCTCCTGCGTCACCTGTCCGTGCTCAAGGCGAGCGAGGACGAAGCCAGGTCCCTCGACGTGGCCGCCGTCCGCGCGAAGACGTGTCTGGTCATCACGCGAGGCCGCGAGGGCTGCACCGTGCTCACCGCGAGGGAGACGCTTCAAGTGCCCGCATGGCCCATGGAGGAAGTGGACCCCACGGGCGCGGGAGACTGCTTCCTCGCGGGCTTCACGCTGGGCCTGCTGCGCGCATGGCCGCTGGGGCGCTGCGCGGAGCTGGCGAACTGGTTCGGTGCGCAGGCGGTGACACAGGTCGGTGTGCCGATGCTCGACTTGTCGAAGCTCCCCGCCACGCTGCGGTGA